A genome region from Cervus canadensis isolate Bull #8, Minnesota chromosome 10, ASM1932006v1, whole genome shotgun sequence includes the following:
- the PXMP4 gene encoding peroxisomal membrane protein 4, protein MAAPPQLRTLLFAVNALLRKRRYHAALAMLKGFRNGAVYGAKIRAPHALVMTFLFRSGSLWEKLRAILQATYTHSWNLARFVFLYKGLCALQSHVQGKTYQAHSFVSAFIGGFLVFGNNNNVNSQISMYLLSRALFALCRLGVEKGFIPEPRTDPFPWFTALVWGLVLWLFEYHRPTLQPSLQSSMTYLYEDSNVWHDLSDFLIYNKSQPSK, encoded by the exons ATGGCCGCCCCACCGCAGCTGCGGACTCTGCTCTTTGCGGTCAACGCACTGTTGCGCAAGCGCCGCTACCACGCAGCCCTGGCCATGCTGAAGGGCTTCCGGAACGGGGCCGT CTATGGAGCCAAAATCCGGGCCCCTCACGCGCTGGTCATGACCTTTCTTTTCCGGAGTGGCAG CCTCTGGGAGAAGCTGCGCGCCATCCTGCAGGCCACGTACACCCACTCCTGGAACCTGGCCAGGTTTGTGTTCCTCTACAAGGGACTCTGTGCCCTGCAGTCCCACGTCCAGGGCAAGACCTACCAGGCACACTCATTCGTGTCTGCCTTCATCGGGGGCTTTCTGGTGTTTGGAAACAACAATAACGTCAACAGCCAG ATCAGCATGTACCTGCTGTCCCGCGCCCTATTTGCCCTGTGCCGCCTGGGTGTGGAGAAGGGCTTCATCCCCGAACCCAGGACGGACCCGTTTCCGTGGTTCACGGCGCTGGTGTGGGGGCTGGTGCTGTGGCTCTTCGAGTACCACCGGcccaccctgcagccctcactgCAGTCGTCCATGACCTACCTGTACGAGGACAGCAACGTGTGGCATGACCTCTCGGACTTCCTTATCTACAACAAGAGCCAACCCTCCAAGTAA